The Eriocheir sinensis breed Jianghai 21 chromosome 48, ASM2467909v1, whole genome shotgun sequence genomic sequence ggcactcaccacatgactgctcagcctgttccactcatctaccactctgttaggaaaccaatttttgcctatgtccctgttgaatctgaatttatccagtttaaacccattacttcgtgtcctacccggttctcttagcaatcctcagaaggcttatggacctgatggagtgcctcctattgtccttaaaaactgtgcctccgtgctgtcaccctgcctggtcaaactctttcgcctctgcctgtcaacatccacctttccttcttgctggaagtatgccttcatacagcctgtgccttagaagggtgaccgctccaatctctcaaactaccgtcctatagctttactttcttgtctatctaaagcttttgaatcaatccttaaccggaagattcaaaagcacctttccacttctgaccttctatctgatcaccagtatgggttccgcaaggggcgtgctactggtgatctcctagccttcttaactgactcttggtcatcctcttttagccgtttcggtgaaacttttgctattgcgctggacatatcaaaagcttttgatagggtctggcacaaatctttgctttctaaactaccctcctacggtttctatccttctctctgctctgtacctttatctccagtttcctttctgaccgttctatttctgccgtggtagacggtcactgttcttcccctaaatcttttaacagtggtgtcccacagggttctgtcctatctcccactctttttctgttgttcattgatgatcttctttccaaaacgaactgtcctatccattcctacgccgatgattccactctgcattactcaacttcttttaataaaagacccacccttcaggaacttaacgactcaaggctggaggctgcagaacgcttagcctcagaccttactattatttccgattggggcaagaagaacctggtgtccttcaacgcctcaaaaacacagtttctccacctatccactcgacacaatcttccaaacaactatctcctattctttgacaacacccagctatcaccttcctcaacactaaacatcctcggtctatccttaactcaaaatctcaactggaaacttcatatctcatctcttactaaatcagcttcctcgaggctgggcgttctgtaccgtctccgccagttcttctcccctgcacagttgctgtccatatacaggggccttgtccgccctcgtatggagtatgcatctcatgtgtgggggggctccactcacacagctcttctggacagagtggaggctaaggctcttcatctcatcagctctcctcctcatactgatagtcttctacctcttaaattccgccgcaatgttgcctctctttctatcttctatcgatatttccacgctgactgctcttctgaacttgctaactgcatgcctcccccactcccgcggccccgctgcactcgactttctactcatgctcatccctatactgtccaaaccccttatgcaagagttaaccagcatcttcactctttcatccctcacgctggtaaactctggaacaatcttccttcatctgtatttcctcctgcctacgacttgaactctttcaagaggagggtatcaggacacctctcctcctgtatttgatcttcctttcggccacctcttttgttttactttaggagcagcgagtagcgggctttttttattattgttttctttgtttgtgtgaccttgagctgcctcctttgttgtaaaaaaaaaaaaaaacttatgaatatcccccttattaaagcccttcacccatttataaacctcgatcatgtctccacgcacccttcgcctttctagagaatgcaagttcagatgtttgagtctttcctcgtatggcaagtttcgtaacccttgaatcatcttagtcatcctcctctgcaccaattttaacattttgatatccattctatagtaaggtgaccagaattgaactgcataatcaagatgaggtctaactaatgctaaatatattttgaggatgacttcgccgcttctgttgcttacactccttgaaataaaacccagtaccctgtttgctcgatttctagcttgaatgcattccgtccaagggcacaatgcattcaaggagcgtaagcaatagaagcgccgaagtcttctttaaactatatttagtattagttagacctcataattatgcggttcagttctggtcaccttactatagaatggatatcaaaatgttggaatcggtgcagaggagggttACGAatcttgccatacgaggaaagactcaaacagttaaacttgcattctctagaaaggcgaagggtgcgagtagacatgatcgaggtttataaatggatgaagggctataATAAGGGGGATAtccataaggttttgttggtaagagaaccgagagagagagagagagagagagagagagagagagagagagagagagagagagagagatgaggaggaggtaaaggaggattagaaggaggaggagaagattgatacggaggaggaggagagataattaATTTCTTCCCTCAGTAAGCCTTCTCCTGCCACGGCCATTATTTTCTCTCTGGTGATTTTTCGTCATTAATTACCAACTGTCCTCTTaattaacaccatcaccacacattttttttaacaccactaatactaacactcatatcaatactaataccaataacaCCAGTAATACTATCATAAACATTAagtattcattattttctttcttttgctgtttcgtttttcatcttttttttctttcgttattcacTTTATTACTTCCACTAGTTTCCCTTCCACTACTtccactaataacaataacaaacttTCCTGCTCTGTATAAAGGATTAAGATGagcagaagtagaaggaggaggcagaggggaaggaaaaggagaagaaacagcaagaggaggaagaggaacagaaacggaatgaggaagaggaaggggagaaggggcagaaatagaaggaagaagaggaagaagaagaagaggaggaagaggaacagaatccattcctacgccgatgattccactctgcattactcaacttcttttaatagaagacccacccttcaggaacttaacgactcaaggctggaggctgcagaacgcttagcctctgaccttactattatttccgattggggcaagaggaacctggtgtccttcaacgcctcaaaaacacagtttctccacttatccactcgacacaatcttccaaacaacaatcccctattctttgacaacacccagctatcaccttcctcaacactgaacatccttggtctatccttaactcaaaatctcaactggaaacttcatatctcatctcttactaaatcagcttcctcgaggctgggcgttctgtatcgtttccgccagttctcccccgcacagttgctgtccatttacaggggccttgtccgccctcatatggagtatgcatctcatgtttgggggggggccactcacacagctctccttgacagagtggaatcaagggctcttcgtctcatcagctctcctcctcatactgatagtcttctacctctcaaattccgccgccgtgttgcctctctttctatcttctatcgatattttcatgctgactgctcttctgaacttgctaactgcatgcctcccctcctcccgcggccccgctgcacaagactttctactcatgctcatccctatactgtccaaaccccttatgcaagagttaaccagcatcttcactctttcatccctcacgctggtaaactctggaacaatcttccttcatctgtatttcctcctgcctatgacttgaactctttcaagaggagggtatcaggacacctctcctcccgaaattgacctctgattttgaacactcctttaacctctgttctggagcagtaagtagaggaggaggaaaaggaggagaaacagaacgaggaggaggaggaggagaagaaacaggagtaggaggagaagaaacagaaggaggaggaggaggaggaggaggagaaggaaaaaggagaaggaaaaaggaggaggaaaagaaggagaaggaggaacatctAATCAAGCCCCTCCACGCCATCTTTTGACATATACTGAAACCTTTAAGAAAAAACTTTACCTCATTATTATAAGCTCAAGACTCCTATTCATCCTCGCCCTTACATCCTGCTCTCCTGTTCCCCGCCTCGTAAACATGATCGTCTAATTAGTAACAGGAGCCCATCTCCCTCACCCTAAGCCCCTTTTTAGTAATCAGCTGTCAACAATATTCATGGTTATCgattcgttcctcctcctcctcttcctcactcttcttttgcttcctttcctttcagtctTTTCTTTTGCTCAGACATTTACgttactcctttttctctctctttttctttctttcctctcaatcttcctcttcgtttcctcacaCTTCCTTCAGTTATCtacgtttctcctcttcctctctcctcccatcctctatTTCcgattattcttcctcttcctttcctcaaacttCCTTCAGTTATCtacgtttctcctcttcctctctcctcccctcctccctttccgattcttcttcttcctttgcccaCACTTCGTTCAGtcatctattttgttttgttttcatttcatttatactTCAATATTCACGCTCATCTATTTTCGtggcccttccttctcttcctcgttcgttcctcttcctctctcttaactttctttccttttattttcctattcctttgCCTACACTTCATCCAGTCATCTACGTTCTCATTTCACTTATACTTCAATATCTACGATCATTTATTTTGGTTCATCCTCCTCTTGttcggccctcctcctcctcttcctatatcttTATAAACTGTGCAATAAGAAACTTTGTAATAATGGAATATGACAATAACTTCAAACTCCAATTCAattctcctctcactttctttcctcttaatcttcctcttcctttgttcacACTTCGTTCAATCATTTATTTTGTCatttcatttctattttattatttgcGACAATCTATTCAGGCGCTCGttcgttctcctttccctctctctctcctcttcttaattttcctATTCATTTGAACTCACtccattcactccttcccttGGTCATTGCATTTATTAGCTTCCTTTTCAAATTTGCTTATATTTCCTTTTATGCAATGTCATCTTACTCATGGTGGGTCCTCTTGAACTCACACTCCTTTGATTCACTCTTCTGCTACGCCTCTTTTTCTCATACAAGTCTTCCTCTTATTCACCTTCGGATCCTCTTTACACACTTcaaattcatctctctcctctaaaTCTTCAACCCCTTCTTAACCACTCCCTCCTTATTCCTCACACTTCTACAATTCACTCTTCTTCTACGCCCCCTCTTCTAATTCACATACTCCTCTTATTCACCTTCGGATCCTCTTTACGCACCTCAAACTCATCTTTGTCCTTAATTTGCTCGTGCTTACTCAGTCTCTCCTCCCCTTAATGCCCTCGCTCCCAGTTCGAACCCTCCCAAAGCTCCTTAATGACTCCCTTGATGAAAATAACACAAGCTAAGCCGATCTCCCCGACTTTTTCCCGTCCGCAGCCAGGCCTCGAGCGGTGCCTTCCCGGGACAGCGCCGCCGAGAGTGAGGATAAGGACGAATTGGAGGACAACGACGAGGACGAAAATAAAGACATTGGAGGACAAGGGCGAGGACGAGGATAAGAACGAATTGGACAAAACTAGGACGAGTCAAGGTTACAAGGACGAGGGTAAGGGCGAGTTGGAGGACTAAGGCCTAGGCAATTCAAGGCCGCGATGAGCACCACGACCTACCCTTCCCTGGGCACGGAGGGGGACGACCTGGTCAAGAAGATGGAGGAGCTGAGGATCAACTTCGGCCTCAACGCCTCGATGCTCTACAGCGAACTGAACAACTTTGTGCAGGACAGTATCcccggtggtagtggtggcggcggtggtgttagtgagggtggaggtggtggaggcgtggATGATGCGGTAGTGGAGCCGGGCGAGCGGAACTCCTcgttggcggtggtggaggtggtggtgctggtcctcatcctggtggtggcggtgatcggCAATGTGTTCGTGCTGATCGCCCTGTGGCGCCACTCGGTGTTCCAGCCCATGTCCCGCTGCTACCTGTTCATGCTGCACCTCAGCCTGGCGGACCTCATGGTGGCGCTGCTCAACATCTTCCCGCAGCTCGTCTGGGACATCACCTACAGGTTCCGCGGCTCCGACCTCCTCTGCCGCTTCGTCAAGTACGCCCAGGTGTTCGTGCTCTACGTGTCCACCTATATGCTGGTGTTTATGGCCGTGGACCGTGCCCGGGCCGTGCAGGGCAGCGGGCGGGGGTCACTGCGGGCGGCGCGGCTCATGATCGCGGGGGCGTGGGGCCTCGGCCTGGTGCTGGCGGCGCCGCAGACGATACTGTTCTCGGTGCGGGAGGTGGAGCCGGGCGTGCAAGACTGCTGGGTGGTGTTCGAGCTGGTGAGCGAGCAGGCCTACGTCACCTGGTTCGTGGTGTCCGTGTTCCTCGTTCCGCTGGCCATCATCGCCGTCTGCTACAGCTACATCTGCTGGGCCGTGTGGCACAGCGCGGGGCCCTCTAAGCCTCTCTCAACGCTCAGCCGCCGCCTCTGCTTCGGCTGCATCAAGCGGGGCAGCCGGCGGGGGCAGGAGATGCGGCTTAACTTCGAACTACAGCCGATGTCGTGCAGTGGCTCGGCGCCGCACCTACGAACCTCGACTGCCACGGCGAAGGTGTCGGCGGCGAAGATGAAGACGGTGCGCATGACCTTCACAGTGGTGTTCGCCTTCGTGCTGTGCTGGGCGCCCTTCTGCATCGCCCAGCTCCACAGCGTGTACAACAAGCCCGAGGACCGTGAGTATAGGCGcgtgtgtgttggagggggggggggcgtttgagtggaaggaagggtgcatgtgatgtgtgtgtgtgtgtgtgtgtgtgtgtgtgtgtgtgtgtgtgtgtgtgtgtgtgtgtgtgtgtgtgttattttgctTCTGGTATGATGTTTCTGTGTCTATTTTTGGAAAGTGTATGAGtcggtggtagtaatagtagtagtagtagtagtagtagtagtagtagtagtagtagtagtagtagtagtaattgtagcggtagtagtagtagtaatagtagtagtagttacaccCCACCTGCTTCCCTACACTTCAATCAAAACTCccaccctttccattcctttctttcgttgCACAAGACTTTTCAACCGACGGGAAACTATAGGCCTCGTGCGTTACTGGGAAACAAACCAATATACAATAAAAAACAACGCCAATACAAAATCCTCAAAACTGGGAGACAAATCAACGTACAATATAAAAACAAACGCTACTCAAATACTTAATCCTCAAAAAACGCCGAGGGACAAACATTTTCCGATTCGTCGCATTCATCTCTCGTTCAGACGCTCATCCGGATCATAGTTTTTTCGTCTATACTCTCGATAAGGGCCAGAGAAAAAGGCTAAATTAAAACTACAGCATTTTTCTCGACACAAAACGAAGATACATAATAATAAAGGGCAAGATTCGGGTCGCCGTTGAAATCAAATATAATATAGATAATCGTGTTTCTTTCTCAAATATAGTCTCGATAAatttcactaaaaaaaaaaagcaatcatCTTTCTTTACTGCCAACGAAGATACATATGAAAAACAAGCTTCGGGTCGCCTTTGAAACCAAGTATAAAATGAATAATCGTGTTTCTCTCTCAAATATAGTCTTGATAAAcaccagaaaaagagagagaaatataactaCGATATCTTTCTTTACTTGCAACGAGGATATTTTTAAAGGACAAGTTTCGGGTCGCCTCTGAAatcaagaataaaataaatattctcGTTTCTTTCTCGAAAACTCTGAAAAAAAACATCTTTCTTTACTCAAAACGCGGGTAAATTTCGAGGACAAGCTTCGGGTCACGTCTGAAATTAAGACTAAAATAAATACTCTCGTTTCTTCCTCATCTATGCTCTCGAAAaactctaaaaaaaaatacatctttcTTTCGAGGACAAGCTTCAGCCCGCCTCTGAAATCAATACTAAAATAAATACTCTCGGTTCTGTCTCATATTGTCctccccactcactcactcggGTCGAACGCATACTGTGGAAAACTTTtaagcttcttttttttattttgcgttCTTTGTCGTGCCCTGCTCCCTGACCCACGCGCAGAGCAGGACACAATCACTCCCGAGAATATTTAAGttgcgaaggaagaggaaaaaaagaggatatttACATGGAGCGCTGATCGCATAAAACAGGTAAGGCGATAGAGcgggggaaaagaaagaacagtgagtaatatataaatgaaaatgtataaacaggAAACTTAATGATCAGTATTGCGAAAACTGGAGGGGATGGAGAGACGAGTctgaagaaacaaaagaggtagaaaaatagGGAATAATAAGTATTTTGTAATACGAAATGAATGAGCAGGACAATGAACAACCAAGAATGCAAAaataagtagaggaagaagagaagcaaaaagaggagacaaactaggtaggagggaaagaatgatgagttatttataaaagaaaatggatgaacaggaaaagaaacaatTACTACtcagaaaaatggaagggaaagagaagaaagagaaggaacagatgaAGCAGAGAATAATAAGCAGCATGTaaaaataaaacggaaaaaaacgGGAAGGAGAGGCAAAACGAAGAAACAGAAGTACAAAGAGAAACAATAATAAGTAAGATGTTACAAGAAAAAGGGAGAACGGAAATGCATGAGGGAGATACTTGTTTACATGGAAAGACTAATATAACTGACAGGTGTAAAATCCTCTCGACCAGGTGAACGTTGAAAGAAAGACCACCAGACCTATAatggacaaagaaagaaagaccacCAGACCTATAATGGACGGAGATAGAAAGACCACCAGACCTATAATGGACGGAGATAGAAAGACCACCAGACCTATAATGGACGGAGATAGAAAGACCACCAGACCTATAATGGACGGGGGAAAGAAAGACCACCAGACCTATAATGGACGGAGGAAGAAAGACCACCAGACCTATAATGGACGGAGGAAGAAAGACCACCAGACCTATAatggacggaggaaagaaagaccacCAGACCTATAATGGACGGGGGAAAGAAAGACCACCAGACCTATAATGGACGGAGGAAGAAAGACCACCAGACCTATAATGGACGGGGGAAAGAAAGACCACCAGACCTataatggaaggggaaagaaagaccaCCAGACCTATAATGGACGGGGGAAAAAGGACCACCAGACCTATAATGGACGGGGGAAAGAAAGACCACCAGACCTATAATGGACGGGGGAAAAAAGACCACCAGACCTATAATGGACGGGGGAAAGAAAGACCACCAGACCTATAATGGACGGAGGAAGAAAGACCACCAGACCTATAATGGACGGGGGAAAGAAAGACCACCAGACCTATAATGGACGGAGGAAGAAAGACCACCAGACCTATaatggaagggggaaaagaaagaccACCAGACGTATAATGGACGGGGGAAAAAAAGACCACCAGACCTATAATGGACGGGGGAAAAAAAGACCACCAGACCTATAATGGACGGGGGAAAGAAAGACCACCAGACCTATAATGGACGGGGGAAAGAAAGACCACCAGACCTATAATGGACGGGGGAAAGAAAGACCACCAGACCTATAATGGACGGAGGAAGAAAGACCACCAGACCTATAATGGACGGGGGAAAGAAAGACCACCAGACCTATAATGGACGGAGGAAGAAAGACCACCAGACCTATAATGGACGGGGGAAAGAAAGACCACCAGACCTATAATGGACGGAGGAAGAAAGACCACCAGACCTATAATGGACGGGGGAAAGAAAGACCACCAGACCTATAATGGACGGGGGAAAGAAAGACCACCAGACCTATAATGGACGGGGGAAAGAAAGACCACCAGACCTATAATGGACGGGGGAAAAAAAGACCACCAGACCTATAATGGACGGGGGAAAGAAAGACCACCAGACCTATAATGGACGGGGAAAGAAAGACCACCAGACCTATAATGGACGGGGGAAAGAAAGACCACCAGACCTATAATGGACGGGGAAAAAAAGACCACCAGACCTATAATGGACGGGGAAAAAAAGACCACCAGACCTATAATGGACGGGGGAAAAAAAGACCACCAGACCTATAATGGACGGGGAAAAAAGACCACCAGACCTATAATGGACGGGGAAATAAAGACCACCAGACCTATAATGGACGGGGGAAAGAAAGACCACCAGACCTCTAAGGGAGGGGGCAAAAAAGACCACCAGACCTATAATGGACGGGGGAAAGAAAGACCACCAGACCTATAATGGACGGGGGAAAGAAAGACCACCAGACCTATAATGGACGGGGGAAATAAAGACCACCAGACCTATAATGGACGGGGAAAGAAAGACCACCAGACCTATAAGGGACGGGGGAAAAAAGACCACCAGACCTataatggaaggggaaaaaaagaccaccagacctataatggacggggaaaaaaagaccaccagacctataatggacgggggaaaaaaagaccaccagacctataatggaaggggaaaaaaagaccacCAGACCTATAATGGACGGGGGAAAGAAAGACCACCAGACCTATAATGGACGGGGGAAAGAAAGACCACCAGACCTATAATGGACGGGGGAAAGAAAGACCACCAGACCTATAATGGACGGGGGAAAAAAATACCCCAGACGTTAAAAATAATGCTTGCCGGGAAAATAATGTATTGATTGAACAGAAGAATTGTATGCGTTCGTTTAAGTCCGATATGACTTGCGTTCTCGGGTTAATAGTTGCAAGAGTCCACCTTTATTTTATGGCATATTAAGGTTTATGCACAACTGACCTCtcaagtaataatagtaataataaaaataataagaag encodes the following:
- the LOC126981537 gene encoding oxytocin receptor-like, giving the protein MSTTTYPSLGTEGDDLVKKMEELRINFGLNASMLYSELNNFVQDSIPGGSGGGGGVSEGGGGGGVDDAVVEPGERNSSLAVVEVVVLVLILVVAVIGNVFVLIALWRHSVFQPMSRCYLFMLHLSLADLMVALLNIFPQLVWDITYRFRGSDLLCRFVKYAQVFVLYVSTYMLVFMAVDRARAVQGSGRGSLRAARLMIAGAWGLGLVLAAPQTILFSVREVEPGVQDCWVVFELVSEQAYVTWFVVSVFLVPLAIIAVCYSYICWAVWHSAGPSKPLSTLSRRLCFGCIKRGSRRGQEMRLNFELQPMSCSGSAPHLRTSTATAKVSAAKMKTVRMTFTVVFAFVLCWAPFCIAQLHSVYNKPEDLSTLSPVTVVCMLLGSLNSCTNPWIYLYFSGTLLNQLRVVLGFGPSRCSDNISLGDQEPRNQDCDPSKRPVTHTNML